A stretch of Saccharothrix texasensis DNA encodes these proteins:
- a CDS encoding ABC transporter substrate-binding protein, whose translation MPETPAKPDTPVTLTHQAIALRAADPAAARGLLGVALAEDAEYEPAWRWLAELVADDAERLFCLDRAYVIKADPATDRARRALRGVEPQAPPEARDVVEPPRPDPVDHAPKRRTKLKGLLAAGVVVLVAVTDAGVWTAVGQAADTPVHVALVVGLTGRDPAAAAHVERGVRMGLEDVNAAGGVDGHPVELLVYDDADQPERAERIAEEIVREDRALYVIGHGVTVTSLAAAPIYRAAGIPAVTPSASGSSVTDSSDWYFRSMFGDRTQGDFLAVYAARVLGAREVAVIHDDHASGRSAQAAFTASYRQFGEVVATVAVTDDPRPAIDRIKALPPGTPVLLATEDRNGVPLVKGLREAGVTAPILGTASLGTTSFHDALGGATRDLHLATPMAHDSLSGPALAWAEDYRRRYGERPRWHAATAREALNVGLHVVTTGRIGLDETTIAEDRGRLRDGLAALKDKKNAFPALLGPLYFTANGSAQMPVSFVTSDGTRLVSAPVQLTVYEPPSPQALGAAVADGTVIPVGDRYLTRRQVVATGINLNEVRDLDTRDGTYFVDFFLWLKYTGPHTAADVQFVNAVEPDLELGEPLRDVTDENGTYRLYRVADRFKNGFEFRSFPFDHQHLEVVLQNRTRTADEVVYVTDKEVLDQPAEHHLRSGADAEATINAIPNWLATSARFFQRTVGSSDALGDGSAAGVAEGIYYSQYTGEVEIVRDTLPFLLKNLLPLLLLICVTYLSLFFKAADGAAPVSMGVTAILSTAVLLTNVTSQLPSVSYTVALEWGYYAFILLAVGCVLVAMLRKRLASVRRDDAERRLARASRVGYPVYLLAVLATYLVAFA comes from the coding sequence GTGCCCGAAACGCCGGCCAAGCCCGACACCCCCGTCACGCTCACCCACCAGGCCATCGCCCTGCGCGCCGCGGACCCCGCCGCGGCGCGCGGGCTGCTCGGCGTGGCGCTGGCCGAGGACGCGGAGTACGAACCCGCCTGGCGCTGGCTCGCCGAACTCGTCGCCGACGACGCCGAGCGCCTGTTCTGCCTGGACCGGGCGTACGTGATCAAGGCCGACCCGGCCACCGACCGGGCCCGGCGCGCGCTGCGCGGCGTCGAACCGCAAGCGCCGCCCGAGGCCCGCGACGTGGTCGAGCCGCCGCGCCCGGACCCCGTCGACCACGCGCCGAAACGCCGCACGAAGCTGAAAGGGCTGCTCGCGGCGGGCGTCGTGGTGCTGGTGGCGGTGACCGACGCGGGCGTGTGGACCGCGGTCGGCCAGGCCGCCGACACCCCCGTGCACGTCGCCCTGGTGGTGGGCCTGACCGGGCGCGACCCGGCCGCCGCCGCCCACGTCGAGCGCGGCGTGCGGATGGGCCTGGAGGACGTCAACGCCGCCGGCGGCGTCGACGGGCACCCGGTGGAACTGCTCGTCTACGACGACGCCGACCAGCCCGAGCGGGCGGAGCGGATCGCCGAGGAGATCGTCCGCGAGGACCGGGCGCTGTACGTCATCGGACACGGCGTCACGGTCACGTCGCTCGCCGCCGCCCCGATCTACCGCGCGGCCGGCATCCCCGCCGTCACGCCGTCGGCCAGCGGGTCGAGCGTCACCGACAGCAGCGACTGGTACTTCCGCAGCATGTTCGGCGACCGCACCCAGGGCGACTTCCTCGCCGTCTACGCCGCCCGGGTGCTCGGCGCCCGCGAGGTCGCGGTCATCCACGACGACCACGCCTCGGGCCGGTCCGCGCAGGCCGCGTTCACGGCGTCCTACCGGCAGTTCGGCGAGGTCGTCGCCACCGTGGCCGTCACCGACGACCCCCGGCCGGCGATCGACCGGATCAAGGCCCTGCCCCCCGGCACGCCGGTCCTGCTCGCCACCGAGGACCGCAACGGCGTCCCGCTGGTCAAGGGCCTGCGGGAGGCGGGCGTGACCGCGCCGATCCTGGGCACCGCCTCCCTGGGCACCACGTCGTTCCACGACGCCCTGGGCGGCGCCACGCGCGACCTGCACCTGGCCACCCCGATGGCGCACGACTCGCTGTCCGGTCCCGCGCTCGCCTGGGCCGAGGACTACCGGCGGCGCTACGGCGAACGACCGCGCTGGCACGCCGCCACCGCGCGGGAAGCGCTCAACGTCGGCCTGCACGTCGTCACCACCGGCCGCATCGGCCTCGACGAGACGACCATCGCCGAGGACCGCGGGCGGCTGCGCGACGGCCTCGCCGCGTTGAAGGACAAGAAGAACGCGTTCCCGGCGCTGCTCGGACCGCTGTACTTCACCGCCAACGGCTCGGCGCAGATGCCGGTGTCGTTCGTGACCAGCGACGGCACGCGGCTGGTGTCCGCGCCCGTGCAGCTGACGGTGTACGAGCCGCCGTCGCCGCAGGCGTTGGGCGCCGCCGTGGCCGACGGCACGGTGATCCCGGTCGGCGACCGGTACCTGACCCGCCGCCAGGTCGTGGCCACCGGCATCAACCTCAACGAGGTGCGGGACCTGGACACCCGCGACGGCACGTACTTCGTGGACTTCTTCCTGTGGCTGAAGTACACCGGCCCACACACGGCGGCGGACGTGCAGTTCGTCAACGCGGTCGAGCCGGACCTGGAGCTGGGCGAGCCGCTGCGCGACGTCACCGACGAGAACGGCACCTACCGGCTGTACCGGGTGGCCGACCGGTTCAAGAACGGCTTCGAGTTCCGCAGCTTCCCGTTCGACCACCAGCACCTGGAGGTCGTGCTGCAGAACCGGACGCGGACCGCCGACGAGGTCGTGTACGTGACCGACAAGGAGGTGCTGGACCAGCCGGCCGAGCACCACCTGCGCAGCGGCGCGGACGCGGAGGCCACGATCAACGCGATCCCGAACTGGCTGGCCACGTCGGCCCGGTTCTTCCAGCGGACCGTCGGCAGCAGCGACGCCCTCGGCGACGGCTCCGCGGCGGGTGTCGCCGAGGGCATCTACTACAGCCAGTACACGGGCGAGGTGGAGATCGTCCGCGACACGCTGCCGTTCCTGCTGAAGAACCTGCTGCCGTTGCTGCTGCTGATCTGCGTCACGTACCTGTCGCTGTTCTTCAAGGCCGCCGACGGCGCCGCGCCCGTGTCGATGGGTGTCACGGCGATCCTCAGCACCGCCGTGCTGCTGACCAACGTGACGTCGCAGCTGCCGTCGGTCAGCTACACGGTGGCGCTGGAGTGGGGCTACTACGCGTTCATCCTGCTGGCCGTCGGGTGCGTGCTGGTCGCCATGCTGCGCAAGCGGTTGGCGTCGGTGCGGCGGGACGACGCGGAACGGCGACTGGCCCGCGCCTCGCGCGTCGGCTACCCGGTCTACCTGCTCGCGGTGCTGGCGACGTACCTGGTGGCCTTCGCCTGA
- a CDS encoding phosphotransferase — protein sequence MGDLRFGHTWTIARWVEGEPADRAPITGADAPTNPTRGIPLAGVGDWFELIADHPGADRAREVWERAVAAPAWSGPPLWLHGDPHPANVVVRDGTLAGVVDFGELCCAPWA from the coding sequence ATGGGCGACCTCAGGTTCGGGCACACGTGGACGATCGCGCGCTGGGTCGAGGGCGAACCGGCCGACCGCGCGCCGATCACCGGCGCCGACGCGCCGACCAACCCGACGCGCGGCATTCCCCTGGCCGGGGTGGGGGACTGGTTCGAGCTGATCGCCGACCACCCGGGCGCCGACCGCGCGCGGGAGGTGTGGGAGCGGGCCGTGGCGGCTCCCGCCTGGTCGGGCCCGCCGCTCTGGCTGCACGGCGACCCGCACCCGGCGAACGTGGTCGTCCGGGACGGGACGCTCGCCGGGGTGGTCGACTTCGGCGAGCTGTGCTGCGCCCCCTGGGCCTGA
- a CDS encoding DUF2332 domain-containing protein, whose translation MAEARTLAEVYRRFGEAAAGTSPLHERVAIALSESAEALRAIGSAPARKRHPSLVLAALHDLALAGRAPALARAYATGDGDAAAGAAVDALVRLTDPVVDLVARRRLRADETGHGAVLYPAVAEVARRAGANAVGLVDVGCSAGLDLTVDRVGIAYGNGQSLGDPASPVRLTASVVGDRPVPTRALPEVVAKVGVDPDPLDVTDPDDVRWLRACVPPDRPERGAKLEAEVALAGADPPLLLRGDAVDVLPDAVARVPSDALPVVLTTWALSSFPLEGRLRFLHRLDDAAAGRPVAWVSVEGVGVAPSVPTLGDRRASGHSTIGLVVLDGSTLHAEAVGRCWSRGGVLAWLARS comes from the coding sequence GTGGCCGAGGCCCGCACGCTCGCCGAGGTGTACCGACGATTCGGCGAGGCCGCCGCCGGGACGTCGCCGCTGCACGAGCGCGTCGCCATCGCCCTCAGCGAGTCCGCCGAGGCGCTGCGCGCCATCGGCTCCGCCCCCGCGCGCAAGCGGCACCCCTCCTTGGTCCTCGCCGCGCTGCACGACCTCGCCCTCGCCGGACGTGCCCCGGCACTCGCCCGTGCCTACGCCACCGGGGACGGCGACGCCGCCGCCGGCGCGGCCGTCGACGCGCTGGTGCGCCTGACCGACCCGGTCGTCGACCTCGTCGCGCGCCGGCGGCTCCGCGCCGACGAGACCGGGCACGGCGCCGTGCTGTACCCGGCCGTCGCCGAGGTGGCCCGCCGGGCGGGCGCGAACGCGGTCGGGCTGGTCGACGTGGGCTGCTCGGCAGGCCTCGACCTCACGGTCGACCGCGTCGGCATCGCCTACGGCAACGGGCAGTCGCTCGGCGACCCCGCCTCCCCGGTGCGGCTGACGGCGTCGGTCGTGGGCGACCGGCCCGTGCCGACGCGGGCGCTGCCCGAGGTCGTCGCCAAGGTCGGCGTCGACCCGGACCCGCTCGACGTGACCGACCCGGACGACGTCCGCTGGCTGCGCGCCTGCGTGCCGCCCGACCGACCGGAGCGCGGGGCGAAGCTGGAGGCGGAGGTCGCGCTGGCCGGGGCGGACCCCCCGCTGCTGCTGCGGGGTGACGCCGTCGACGTGCTGCCCGACGCGGTCGCCCGGGTGCCGTCGGACGCCCTGCCGGTCGTCCTCACGACGTGGGCGTTGTCGAGCTTCCCGCTGGAGGGCCGGTTGCGCTTCCTGCACCGCCTCGACGACGCCGCGGCGGGCCGACCGGTGGCGTGGGTGTCGGTGGAAGGGGTCGGGGTCGCGCCGTCGGTGCCGACGCTCGGCGACCGCCGCGCCTCCGGGCACAGCACCATCGGCCTGGTCGTGCTCGACGGGTCCACCCTGCACGCCGAGGCGGTCGGCCGCTGCTGGTCGCGGGGCGGCGTGCTGGCGTGGCTGGCGCGGTCCTGA
- a CDS encoding squalene cyclase has product MTRLSWLLDADPALRWQVERDLAHEPPEVWEATRARIATEGFGARLLALQDPDGQWAGGAFFPAGFDFHGPEAAEGAGQPWTATTWTLDSLREWGMDPAVLRERRTVELLDRNCRWEYDDLPYWGGEVDCCINAWTVQNGLWLGADVTGIVDWFVEHRLPDGGWNCQWVEGSTRSSFHSTLNSLKGLLSYDAATGGTDATRAARRAGEEYLLARGLFRRLSTGEPVAPWVNRFSYPFRWFYSVLNAAEHFRRASLLDGTPPDPRMADAIELIRAERQPDGTWLQARRHPGRVWFEVDVPPGEPSKWLTLYGTRVLDWWDAAARSAR; this is encoded by the coding sequence ATGACCAGGCTCTCTTGGCTGCTCGACGCCGATCCGGCGCTGCGCTGGCAGGTCGAGCGCGACCTCGCCCACGAACCGCCCGAGGTCTGGGAGGCGACCCGGGCCAGGATCGCGACCGAGGGCTTCGGCGCGCGCCTGCTCGCGCTCCAGGACCCGGACGGGCAGTGGGCGGGCGGCGCGTTCTTCCCGGCCGGCTTCGACTTCCACGGCCCGGAGGCGGCCGAGGGCGCCGGGCAGCCCTGGACCGCGACGACGTGGACGCTGGACTCGTTGCGGGAGTGGGGGATGGACCCCGCGGTCCTGCGCGAGCGCCGCACGGTCGAGCTGCTCGACCGCAACTGCCGCTGGGAGTACGACGACCTGCCGTACTGGGGCGGTGAGGTCGACTGCTGCATCAACGCGTGGACCGTCCAGAACGGCCTGTGGCTCGGCGCGGACGTGACCGGCATCGTGGACTGGTTCGTCGAGCACCGCCTGCCCGACGGCGGCTGGAACTGCCAGTGGGTCGAGGGCTCGACGCGGTCGTCGTTCCACTCGACCCTCAACTCCCTCAAGGGACTGCTCTCCTACGACGCCGCGACCGGCGGCACGGACGCGACCCGGGCCGCCCGCCGGGCCGGGGAGGAGTACCTGCTGGCACGGGGACTGTTCCGCCGGCTGTCCACGGGCGAGCCGGTGGCGCCGTGGGTGAACCGCTTCTCCTACCCGTTCCGCTGGTTCTACTCCGTGCTCAACGCGGCCGAGCACTTCCGCCGGGCCTCCCTGCTCGACGGCACGCCGCCGGACCCGCGCATGGCCGACGCGATCGAGCTGATCCGCGCCGAGCGGCAACCCGACGGCACGTGGCTCCAGGCCCGCCGGCACCCGGGACGCGTCTGGTTCGAGGTCGACGTGCCGCCGGGGGAGCCGTCGAAGTGGCTGACCCTGTACGGGACGCGCGTGCTCGACTGGTGGGACGCCGCCGCCCGGTCGGCGCGCTAG
- a CDS encoding PLP-dependent aminotransferase family protein, which translates to MADYRLIADRLAAEVAAGRLKPGDRLPPQRAFARRHRIAGSTAARVYGELIRRGLAVGEVGRGTFVRAARPPVDPAPAEPGGARVDLALNFCVLPDQPALLAPGLDRLVRHGLADALTPVGVRGTPEARAAVARTLARGGWTPDESRVLFTGNGKQAVAAAVAALVPVGGRLGVETVTYPVVKAIAARLGVTLVPLPVDDAGVLPRAIRAADVRAVYLQPILHNPLGATMPDQRRAELVDTVRELDVQVVEDAVYAFLGPDLPPLAPERTTVVDSLSKRLAPGLTVGFAVPPAHLVDRVAAAARSGGWTAGRFALAAATEWLTDGTVDAVVERKRVVALERQRLVRDRLAGFDIGADPGSYHCWWRLPDRWRADTFVAAAARRGIAVTPAAAFAVVPGHAPNAVRLALASTSTPVLTAALDVLAALAEGGPEDEQVD; encoded by the coding sequence GTGGCGGACTACCGCCTGATCGCCGACCGGCTCGCGGCCGAGGTCGCGGCCGGCCGGCTCAAGCCCGGTGACCGGCTGCCGCCGCAACGCGCGTTCGCCCGCCGCCACCGCATCGCCGGGTCCACGGCGGCCCGCGTCTACGGCGAGCTGATCCGCCGCGGGCTCGCGGTCGGCGAGGTCGGGCGCGGCACGTTCGTGCGGGCCGCGCGCCCGCCGGTCGATCCCGCGCCGGCCGAACCGGGCGGGGCGCGGGTCGACCTGGCGCTGAACTTCTGCGTGCTGCCCGACCAGCCCGCCCTGCTGGCGCCCGGCCTCGACCGGCTCGTCCGGCACGGGCTCGCCGACGCGCTCACGCCCGTCGGCGTCCGCGGCACGCCGGAGGCACGCGCCGCCGTCGCGCGCACGCTGGCACGGGGAGGGTGGACGCCGGACGAGAGCCGGGTGTTGTTCACCGGCAACGGCAAGCAGGCCGTCGCGGCCGCGGTGGCGGCCCTGGTGCCGGTCGGCGGCCGGCTCGGGGTGGAGACCGTGACCTACCCGGTGGTGAAGGCGATCGCGGCCAGGCTGGGCGTCACGCTCGTGCCGCTGCCGGTGGACGACGCGGGCGTGCTGCCGCGGGCGATCCGGGCGGCCGACGTGCGCGCGGTCTACCTCCAGCCGATCCTGCACAACCCGCTCGGCGCCACCATGCCCGACCAGCGCCGCGCCGAACTCGTCGACACCGTGCGGGAGTTGGACGTCCAGGTGGTCGAGGACGCCGTCTACGCCTTCCTCGGCCCCGACCTGCCGCCGCTCGCGCCCGAGCGCACGACCGTGGTGGACAGCCTCTCCAAACGCCTCGCGCCCGGCCTCACGGTCGGGTTCGCCGTCCCGCCCGCGCACCTGGTCGACCGGGTCGCCGCCGCCGCGCGCTCCGGCGGCTGGACCGCGGGCCGCTTCGCGCTCGCCGCCGCGACCGAGTGGCTCACCGACGGCACGGTGGACGCCGTGGTGGAGCGCAAGCGCGTCGTCGCGCTCGAACGGCAACGTCTCGTGCGCGACCGCCTGGCGGGCTTCGACATCGGCGCCGACCCCGGCTCCTACCACTGCTGGTGGCGGCTGCCGGACCGGTGGCGGGCCGACACGTTCGTGGCCGCCGCGGCACGGCGGGGCATCGCCGTCACGCCCGCCGCCGCGTTCGCGGTCGTGCCCGGTCACGCGCCGAACGCCGTCCGGCTCGCCCTCGCCTCCACCTCGACCCCTGTGCTGACCGCGGCGCTGGACGTGCTCGCCGCCCTCGCCGAAGGCGGTCCGGAGGACGAGCAGGTCGACTAG